In Crassostrea angulata isolate pt1a10 chromosome 6, ASM2561291v2, whole genome shotgun sequence, a genomic segment contains:
- the LOC128187342 gene encoding uncharacterized protein LOC128187342 has protein sequence MKVSLLLLLLMITCCLIDDSEGWRRRRWRVRIRVRRVFKAVCNTVCRIKCVKSCPLCTPVCGRVCGKFCGRKRSEDFQSNSLPCDFVAWDKNGNGHIDIKEFSTVAYVAVEEGELALAFEATDTDGNQKISEEELHKATFLFGKC, from the exons ATGAAGGTTTCACTTCTACTCCTTTTGCTCATGATCACGTGTTGTCTGATTGACGATTCAGAAGGCTGGAGGAGACGTCGCTGGCGAGTAAGGATCAGAGTCAGAAGAGTTTTTAAAGCTGTCTGCAACACTGTTTGTCGTATCAAGTGTGTGAAATCTTGTCCATTATGTACACCAGTATGTGGCAGAGTTTGCGGAAAATTTTGTGGCAGAAAAAGAAGCGAG GATTTTCAAAGTAATTCGCTTCCTTGTGACTTTGTTGCTTGGGACAAGAACGGAAATGGACATATTGATATAAAGGAGTTTTCTACTGTTGCCTACGTCGCTGTTGAAGAAGGAGAATTGGCTTTGGCCTTCGAAGCCACAGACACAGATG gaAACCAAAAGATTTCCGAAGAAGAACTACACAAAGCTACATTTCTGTTTGGAAAATGTTAG
- the LOC128187340 gene encoding uncharacterized protein LOC128187340 yields the protein MKSLVFAALVLWISSLAMQQSDGPLQCVIIQDKQGLTVPFNPPSFLTSNIKTQCQVYGSGQGMLRCGTSNVYVRPECVCSFYNVYEAKYHNFSSCPQGEKSDDVTKLKCPDCLMYSWNRKGPCINGGNLTCRGNEVAPNINCRCPRNYKGMFCEEKLENVTRICDRTSISLTKGLTSCDLTRMECVTFSRNRLYAYKCQETDASQERRGLPLCVDTETTTQLLVRAPIYPTTVKPTKPDHSLSSSANIIKFTYVLTYISLSLQL from the exons ATGAAATCACTCGTTTTTGCTGCCCTTGTCCTTTGGATTTCTTCGTTAGCAATGCAACAATCGG ACGGACCTCTACAATGTGTGATCATCCAAGATAAACAGGGTCTAACAGTGCCGTTTA ATCCTCCATCGTTTTTGACCTCCAATATCAAAACACAGTGTCAAGTTTATGGGTCAG GACAAGGGATGCTGAGATGTGGAACGTCAAATGTGTATGTAAGACCAGAATGTGTCTGTTCTTTCTACAACGTGTATGAGGCCAAGTACCACAATTTCTCATCTTGTCCTCAAGGAGAGAAATCAGATGATGtcacaaaattaaaat GTCCTGATTGCTTGATGTATAGCTGGAATAGAAAAGGACCTTGTATCAATGGAGGTAATCTAACATGTAGAGGGAACGAAGTGGCTCCTAATATTAATTGTCGATGTCCACGGAACTACAAGGGAATGTTCTGTGAGgaaaaattagaaaat GTAACGAGAATATGTGATAGAACTTCAATCTCATTAACAAAAGGCCTGACAAGCTGTGACTTGACAAGAATGGAATGTGTTACCTTCAGTAGGAATCGTCTGTACGCTTACAAATGTCAGGAGACTGATGCCTCCCAGGAGAGAAGAG GATTACCGTTGTGCGTTGACACAGAAACTACCACACAATTACTTGTTAGAGCCCCAATTTACCCGACAACGGTGAAACCTACTAAGCCTGATCATAGTTTATCTTCATCTGCAAATATAATTAAGTTTACATatgttttaacatatatttcattatcGTTACAATTGTGA